The genomic stretch TGTTAAAGTAGTTCAACAAGTaggaatgattaaaaaaatgtaaatatttgcaaattaaTTGACTTAAATTCTtctagttttcattttttcccatcAAAAACACCTTTAACTGTCTATATACAGcttctcttttctgtgttttatatcGCAGCCAATATTCGCTATATTTCCAATTACCAATATGCTTTTCCTTTATCTGTGGTCACCAGTCTGAGATCTTGAGCAATGTCCTtcccataataataataatagcctATCAATACTTAAGGACCGCTGTTAAGTTCTCCATTaactaaaaaaatatgtaaaacaactaTTTTTAAAAGGTCATTTCAATAAAAGCtttgtattatttcatttttcttacattcaaattctcattttcactgcaaagattttgttttttgttccaaATATTGCTTCTCTGTTGTCTTGATTGATAATAATTGGTTGATATCGACCCTAGTAAAGTACGTATCAGTGTACCCCTACTGTAAACTAAATATTTCTGGAGTTTGGACTGTTGGTAAGACAAAATAGGCATGAATAAGAAGTGAAATGCTGCCATTTTTCACTGAATACTCACAAAAATATCCCACTTAATAATCAGTAATGTCAAAAATGATGACTAATAACCTGAGATGGTCCCTGATGCTGtgtttcattaaatattaacgAAACAATGATGGCAGTTGATGCTAAATTTTGAAGACTGCTTTGAGGGTTGAAGCAATGGacatttatcatcatttttaacGAGTTTTCAGACTTTATCATTACATAATTGACCCTtgaatcaaaaatgaaacatctgAACACAAGGCATAGTAAAGGCAGTGCATTTTATGAGAGGATACGAGGCTGGATTGGTGTAAAGATGATGCTGAAGGTGTGTTTTAGTCTAAGGGATTGATTCCAGCTGCACCTCGGATGCAGGGTCCATCCATGCAGCATCCACACACGGGCACGTAGCATGGATGACGGGCAACAAGTTCACTTCCTGTCCTCTACCCGCTGCTCCGAAGTGACTCAGAAACCGTTAGCCATCTCTTCTGCGTCTTAACACGAGGAATTATAAATATCAAACCGTTTATTACCGTGGAAGGAGGCCGGATATTACATTTCGGTGATGTCGGCTAACAAGCTAACGTCAAATAATCCCACTTCTAATTAGCAGAAGCTAACGGCTAGCCGTTAATGAACGCTCACCTCATAATGACCCGCTTCCCCTTGACGTCCACCTTGTCCAGGGTGAGTTTGTTGGACAGAGACATGTTGCTGGGTGTTTCGCTGGTTCTTTCGTGCACCTTCCTGGCTGGGTCTCCTCCGCCTCCTGCGGATGTCGGCTGGCTGGTTAGCTACCGAATGACAGCGGTGACCTTAGCGCAGCGCGGAGGAACGGCGGTGGGGCGGGGCCGAGCACACCCACCCGGCTGCTGATTGGCCGAGGCAGGAGGTGTGATCTGATTGGATGTGAGTGCTGCCATTCCTCTGACGTACTTCTCCTGATTACTTCATCAGCTAAACTTCATTCAAAACTCTAAAGCACATTTACTCACgtactgctgctgtttcagaaTACTTTACGTTGAGCAACTTTGTAGTATTACTTAACTGCACTGCAGAGGGACATATTGTATCGTATCATCATGTAGCAGTTATCATTTTTGCACAACTGCGTTTATATTTTCCTTTCTAGCCTGTAAACATCTATATATATTGTTATATTTACATTCATTACTATTTCTTCCAGtgttcttctttctatagtttcctttattttaattattctctttccatattcctagggtgacaccaacagccgaagcCAAatttattgtgtgttgtgtacgtacttggccattaaagctgattctgatttattttaatctaCTGCACTCGTTTCACAGCTCTAATCACGCTGCAATTTAGATTTGAAGGGTAGAACAACAGAATACCTCACTGATTAAAGAGAAGCTGTGATGCAGCAGCAATTATCCATCCCAGaccacacataaaaacacattattttaaaatacatactgcactagataaataaatattaaagagtttttaaaatgggttagaataaaataagataGCACTTTATGAAATTAAAGTATCACATTATAAATTATGGGTTTTTGTAGTGCTGGGCAGTGAGTAGTTTTCAGATgcttgaatattttcatttaatgttccATTTTACTTCTACcattcaacattttatgaaGAAAACATTGTGCTTTTTACTTTAACATCTTTATCTGGAGTTAgcagttgcattttaaattaacatttgacaaaaaaaatgttgaaatatagGAAATTCTTGAAGTTTAAGCTAGTGGTTCCCAACCTTTTGAGTGTCCTGTCAAATTTCAGAGGTCTATTCATAGTTAAAAGTTCTACaaatgacactttttaagaCGGTTTAAGTGACCACTTGACACCCATAAAAGGTAACTAATTCAGCAgttaaagaaaaatggaaaaaactctTAAACTGCAAGAAAATAATCCAATAATGTCATGTATGACAATATATGTCACAAATCTGCTGTAAAATACTCGTATTTTTGGTTGTATGCTCACATTTTGCTACCAATACTCGTGTGCTTTTAGGATGAATGCAGAAGTAAATCTCCATTGTTGCATTTGTACATTTCACTATGAATCTACCAAATATAATCAACCAGTGTAGGACTCTTACTTGTAATATATTAttagatattttctttaaatgtttttaatattgcTTCATCCCCTGATATTGTGTATAGAAGGCAGGTAGTTCAccttttatgtttctttttttacatttgacacTCTCTGGTTCATAATTCACACACAGGTTCTCGGTAGAAtcataattaatttatttggaCAAAGTAACATGTTGGAATAAACGCAGCAGGCATTCGCCATCTGAACACGCAGATATTCATTATTCATCTGTACAAGCAGAACGTTTCTGTGACGGGACGCAGGTCGGTCATGGCGGCTCtttactcctcctcctcagcttcTCTCCACGGTTTGGGCTGCAGTCTTCCGACCGGCGACACGTTCCAGGTGATGCCGGTCTGAGTCAGCACCTGAACAACGACAGCAAAGTCGTTTTATTTAAGAGTGACATCATACTTTAGAGAACCTTCACAATAACGGAAAGATGTTTTTCCACCAGAAGcaattctgtttttctgtcttcctttttAGTTTTCATTGTAATAAATTCCTCTGTTTAGTTTCTGTCCCTtaaatttgttggtttttgtcaatttttttcatAGCTGCAAGAGTAAGATTATGTTTTCAGACTTAATCTTTAaatcatttcacactttttatATCTCAAAGACATCTGATGATGCTTAAGTCCCTTAATGTCTTAAAATAATGAATCATTGTCACGTTGATGTTTTGAATGTGCAGGGGTTCTACAATATTTCCGTCATCAGGCTCTGATGCCCCCCAGTGGTCACAGTTAACTACCGAGGTTCAGTTAAATGAGCAGCCATGTTCCTGCAGCAGCATACGTGTCAACATACATCTTCATCATGTCTGTTGTGTTTAATGCAACAAAATTAGAACAGGATCTATGATAAGAAACCCTGTCAGTGAAAGAGAAGAGTGTCTGGCAACGTTTCTGTGTTCATTATTCTGATATCACTGGTACTCAAACCAACTATTTCCTCATCAATAGTTAATTTAACTCTTTTTCAAACAGAAGAACTAAAATACTTCTAAAAGACAACAACAGAGCCAATACACCACAACAAACCCACACTCTGTCAGCAGCTTAAAGAGGATTCCAACTGCTTTCTACAAATGCAAATAATAACACTCCTTTTGAAAAATGGAGCCagtttttagattgtttttgcaAAGAGAACCACTTACATTATACAAGTAAAGACACTGATGTGAGTAAAACGTTATTCAGTCATAATATCTGCAATATTTTCATTCCCTAGTGATTGTAAAATATGTGGGTGGTCAATGGAAAAGTAATGTTCTCACTTTTCTTATGTTTAACAGGTTCTTTTTTCCAAATCTGACCTTCCTGTTGAACTCAGAAGTTGCTTTGATCCATTTCTGTGCTCAGAACCTTGTGATATCTGACTCCGTACTGTTTATGTAATCCAATTGTAGCTTGACAATGCTGTGAGCGAAGGCAAACTCATTTCAGGAGGGTCACTGGTGGGGCAGTGTGTGGTTGATAGAGCCAGCTCAGTCCTCAGTCATCCTTCTAGAAAGTACATTCTGACAGCAAACACGTCCGTTCATCTGTGCCAGATAAGAAGCTGGAGAAAGTGGTTTTTGTACTTTTCCATCCACTGTTGGTGACATAAAATTTTTCATTCTGTGACCAGTTCTTCTTCCTCCTATACTGAAACCCCAGGTACAGGTCACATGTTTGGAAAATACCACATTATAATCTAGCCATTTGTTTCACTCATACATATAAATGTATGTTAAATGTGATGCGGTCTAACTTACGTAAGCCCAGACAGCTGTGCAGAAGATGCCTCCACTGACCATCAGACCTGTGCCATACTTGGCGTGGAAGTCCTGAGGCATGGTGGATCCATTCCTCACCTGCCTCACGGCCTGACCTGAAAAACACATGACAGATTTCATGGTAGGGACTGAACTGCAATATTAAGTTCAGCATTTAGGTTCTCTTTATGGCGACTGTTACTCAGGCTTATATGACTGTGAAAAAGGTGGAAAACAAAAGGATCTGAATATATTCTGAAGGATTTTCTGATCATTATCTTTGTCGTGAGCTGAAACCAACGGTGGATTAATGACCAGAAAAATAATCTCCAACGTTGCAAAAattcaaaatcttaccaagtctatttgtcttatttttagtcaaaatgtctcatcacaattgatttaagataaattcactgaacaggtgacatttcagcagatggagggacgtgttttaagacaatgcatcttaaatatcttgttcagtgaaacaatcttgaaattatcttgttttgagttgaattttacaagaaaactcaaaataagtttaatacatctcaaattaggaggttacatgaaagcacaaatctatttttgagtgagaaactgttatttttttttagcatatctggcttattttcagacacctaagcttgacaatcctggtaaaatagagcttaaaataagttttcccagctaattttaagatctcattattctaaatatatcttatttcaagaaatcttaccaaaccattttcacttgttctattggcagattttttcacttatttcaaggtaaaagttccttgaaaaaggtttttttttcttgttttgagagaggctttttttccccagtgaaCCGTTATAATCACTGActgattttaaagttttctttaaagaaaCTATTCATAGTGTCTAGATGATTAGGTGAAGCCCTTTCTGCACAACTTCTCAATCACAGGCAACAACACGGTTACAGGCTAGGTGAAATAAAAGTTTACACAGCACCATAAACTTCTCTCTGTCTTCACTCCTAAGTCGTCGTCTCGAGCATTCACATCCATAACTAGCTTCATTTGCGTTCCCCTGACGTGTCGCTGTTGACTTATAGATGATACATTTAGAGCTGCGATGATAAGCTGATAAACTGATCACAGAGAGTCACTAGAGTTATTTTTTAGAGAAAATTAACAAAGTAGAAGTTTTTAATTATTAGCTAAATGAAAGtaaagctgcaatgattaatcaatCAATTGAAAACTAACATTTGAAGCTATTTTAGGGATTGATCActaatttcagttttgtttttacgcAAAAGATGCTCTGATGATTTATGCTTGTCTTTATCATAAATGACAACCGGctgaatatttttgagttttgaatTGTTGCTCTTTTGTCTattacagcttcttaaattttaccatattattgtttattttcattcttcatccgagtaaactgaatatgtttgggtcGTGGGCAAaaccagacatttgaggacatcatcttgggctttgggactCACTGATCTGTTATTTGACATGTTATAGACCAGCATTAATCGATGAACCATGAAAATAATCGACAGCTTAACTGACAATGAAAATGATCATTACGTGCAGCCTTAGTGTAAAGTAAAACTGGGATATTTAGTTACACAGCAGGTTATAAAGTAAACTCAGGATGGCCTTAAATGGCCCCTTTTAAATTCGACCTCTCAGTGAAAAGGAAGTGAAAAAATTTAAGGGTTGGATATAAAACAAGACccatacataaaaaaatacacaatatgtTATTATGATGTAGTTTGATGTCTGTCATTACAATGCTCTCTGAACAATATAAGTTTTCCAGCATTTATTGATCATATTAGATATTTCCTTTATGGTGACACTCCAATATAGAAACCAAATCTACCTTTCAAATATGAATTTAGCAACTGCTAGATGCTAAATACAGACTGTCCTTATTTGCCCTTGCAAATAAATGAATCTCACAGTCAAAATACATGGATATTATCTAAACAGGTTGCCGTAGTGTACAATAAACCATGTAAACAACCataactataaaataaaagaataaacatTATAAACGTGTACACTAAATGTAATGAAGGTAAACAGGTCAGAAGTTCGGGCAACAACATCCTGATGACAAAAATAGCACATTAACAAGTCTACTTTGACCAGAATAGCTAGATTAACTGATGAAATAAGCTTCAGAGTATTTAATTAGAAGATTAACGGTGTTTTTAAGCATATTTTAACTCTGACAgagatgctaatgttagcaggCTATCAGCAGCTAACACATTAGCCGCGGTCACCGACTACACAGACTTTCACACATTATGCCGACTAATATTTAACTGTCGGCGGCtctaaataaatgcagacaacaCAACGTGCTAATAAAAACAGTTTCCTTACTGCTGATATTGACTGCAGCTTTAGCAAACCGGTACATGTTGCCTCGCCTGGTGTCTCTGATACCCTTGAAGAACGGAACAGTGATATGGCCGCCGCACGTAGACCCGGCCGGAAGTTATGCTGCCTTCAATGCAAATACGTAAATAATTAAAACGAGAACTCGAAGAACAGTTCTGCCAGGTCAGTTGGTTAAAAACGCGACACATCTTTCAAAAAACTGTTcacaaaattgtttaaaatgcaagaagaaaacagagCCAGGGCTTATCACCGTTAATACTATAATATATCCCAAAAGTTCTTCCGTTCACTTATTTTTCCCATGTTTCCTGAACTTAGCATCCTTTCATTTGCCAGTGTGAGCATGCGCGGACAATAAACGGTTAAATATGAAAATGGAGGACAAAGTCACGCTTAAATAGAACACAATAAGCAGAAGCTATGCAAAAATCAATTAGTAGttattctaaaatgtaaatacgaCCACCTAAGACACCAGACTGTCATCTCGTTTGGTACGCCTCATATCGAATAAAAGTCCACCCGAGTTCCCGTTTAAGTACCGTGTCAGGATGGCCGAGTGGTCTAAGGCGCCAGACTCAAGGATAAGCTCCTTCCGCTGAGACGGGACTTCTGGTCTCCGAATGGAGGCGTGGGTTCGAATCCCACTTCTGACACATATCTTTTCTGCCtcagtagaaaaaaataaataacaaaacgAACAAAAATAAGAGCTGCGGTAGTATGTTAGTCGGTTTTAATACGTCTGCATTAAGAATCCTCCAGAGGTATGGTGAGCCAGACGCATTTATTAGTGGAGTCAATCATCACTACCGAGATGTTagtatttttgatttagttttttattttaaattatatgGCTGCCATCCTTTagtttgtctgtcagttttgggtctttttctgattatttaaatgaaaattataagtctaaaataaaaatgtaattaaaaatacgCACACAAGGCATTATATTACATTTATCATTCAGCATTGCACTGCTAgttttatattaataaaatattttgattttatttgtgtagcaatctttatgaaaacagaatatagcactgaacaaaaagaaaaaacactaagAATGGCACCCACCTTCAATCCTCTTGATTGTATTCAATCAAAACGAGGACAGAGATGCGtgtaattgtaaaaaaaagtcataccATAAAAGCAAATTGGATAAAAAGGTACAATAAAGACCATTAATGATCCTAAGAATGATCCTAATATCAAGTCAAAGGCAGACGGATGAGCATATACAGTACtacaccgttcaaaagtttggggtggcttagaaatgtccttatttttgaaagacaagcattttttttcaatgaagataacactaaatgaatcagaaatacagtctggatATGGTTAATGTGGCAAAGGACTATTCTAGCtggtctatttttatttatttgaacttACAAGAAAGAGGAATAATTAAAATAGAGGCAAAACAGTGAATTCAAGCATACCAGTGTGCATTTTTAGCTAATAATTATTCATAG from Amphiprion ocellaris isolate individual 3 ecotype Okinawa chromosome 14, ASM2253959v1, whole genome shotgun sequence encodes the following:
- the LOC111563009 gene encoding cytochrome c oxidase subunit 7B, mitochondrial, with the translated sequence MYRFAKAAVNISSQAVRQVRNGSTMPQDFHAKYGTGLMVSGGIFCTAVWAYVLTQTGITWNVSPVGRLQPKPWREAEEEE